A window of the Dermatophagoides farinae isolate YC_2012a chromosome 2, ASM2471394v1, whole genome shotgun sequence genome harbors these coding sequences:
- the Ptr gene encoding patched domain-containing protein gives MTCMCIDTALSIVFQKLGYIVGKYPGYFVLVPFFIACILATGLQRLRYEDDPEYLFSPTDGRSKLERAIIDEYFPINYTQNFNLGRITHKGRFGRLIITARDGGSVLRRSVWNELMQLDSAIKNLTIEWDDKIYRYQDMCAKHEFKCFNNDILDFDNKIDDIEANRYFLKYPIWVNHETYKAYFFPAYLGGVQRDANNIIESAKGVNLMYFADTTIKNGDIRGQLWEQRFLDFAASVQYENIIVSRFISTTLQKELDSNTHSLVPFFSITIAIMLVFSIGTCMMFDWVRSKPWLGLMGCLSAGIAVIGAFGLCVYCGIEMIGINLAAPFLMLGVGMDDAFVLLAAWRRTNPTMSVPKRLSHTYAEAAVSITITSLTNFISFMIGIITPFPSVRIFCIYTSVAVLFTYAYHITFFGGLMAYFGEVERRNLHGLICIPVLPKSLAEDKGFFFRLLCTGGRNPNDPDNPKDNKEHMMMIFFRDVLAESLNRPLVKLLVISVFLIYLFIGIYGCSVIKEGLDRRKLSRDDSYSIQFYDFEDKYFREYPYRIQVVVNETMNYADPKIQQQIEDMLRKFEESPYVADKSMTESWLRSYLTFLGQDDSFLFLQALNVSDPLDFYRGLRDIFLHFPLTEQFRFDVVFNEDGSEVIASRYIIQAKNILDANMEKEMLISLRGIADSFPFHVTIYHHYFIFFDQFVLVRSISIQTITVAAIVMMAISLIFIPSPSCAIWVAFSIISIEIGVIGYMTLWNVNLDSISMINLIMCIGFSVDFSAHISYAYISCNERTPGERVKSALYSLGLPIFQGSVSTVLGIIALAFAPSYVFVTFFKTVFLVMLFGATHGILLLPVLLSLTDICRQPPKLLSEGQSSDNKSLHLSSKLPQPYHFKTTNLQTMQKELPFFTAEKFFDGKTIVHKNGGPIYIPRPSYINLACNSENHTVVDNIKQNRRPRIVDEVSVEGSKSLSVSDSSVVAEKDLGLGTSAEECSESSWKAAESKIDHHVDMIVKKQPQRIIENHHVNDGYLSDSLEQSTDASKMFVTRSKSNDTEMVEPRRNFKNNRQSRIGPTNGHEERMNRNILPPSLFNHQQQNNHHNLNRFIPMSYNRYLEEYPSTRQRLQSYRIGSLKPNRTTHRIQQDPDIILNRNEMNTSSYHYFDYNLHWDSRWSGTVPANQNKTDNSNFQ, from the exons atgactTGTATGTGCATCGATACGGCCCTATCGATTGTTTTCCAAAAGTTGGGATACATCGTAGGCAAATATCCTGGTTATTTTGTGCTTGTGCCTTTTTTCATTGCATGTATACTAGCTACCGGTCTACAACGGTTACGTTATGAGGATGATCCTGAATATCTGTTCTCACCAACCGATGGCCGTTCTAAGCTTGAACGTgccattattgatgaatattttcccATCAATTATACACAGAATTTTAATCTTGGCCGAATCACTCATAAAGGCCGTTTTGGACGATTAATTATAACGGCTCGTGATGGTGGTTCTGTATTAAGAAGATCCGTTTGGAATGAATTAATGCAACTAGATAGTGCCATCAAAAATCTAACAATTGAATGggatgataaaatttatcGATATCAAGATATGTGCGCCAAACatgaatttaaatgtttCAACAATGATATACTTGATTTTGATAACAAAATCGATGATATTGAAGCGAATAGATATTTTCTTAAATATCCTATTTGGGTTAATCATGAAACATATAaagcatatttttttcccgcTTATCTTGGTGGTGTTCAACGTGATGCTAATAACATCATCGAATCGGCTAAAGGTGTAAATTTAATGTATTTCGCTGatacaacaatcaaaaatggtGATATTCGTGGCCAATTATGGGAACAACGATTTCTTGATTTTGCTGCATCAGTTCAATATGAGAACATTATTGTTTCACGTTTTATATCGACTACATTACAAAAAGAGCTTGATAGTAATACACATAGTTTGGTGCCATTCTTCAGTATTACAATAGCCATTATGCTTGTGTTTAGTATTGGCACCTGTATGATGTTTGATTGGGTTAGATCCAAACCATGGCTAGGTCTAATGGGTTGTTTATCGGCCGGTATTGCCGTTATTGGTGCATTCGGTCTTTGTGTTTATTGTGGTATCGAAATGATTGGCATCAATCTAGCAGCTCCATTCTTAATGTTAG GTGTCGGTATGGATGATGCATTCGTATTGTTGGCTGCATGGCGACGAACCAATCCAACAATGAGTGTACCAAAACGATTAAGTCATACATATGCGGAAGCAGCTGTCTCCATTACAATTACATCATTGaccaattttatttcatttatgaTCGGCATCATCACGCCTTTTCCATCG GTTCGAATCTTTTGCATCTATACATCGGTTGCTGTACTATTCACTTATGCTTATCATATAACATTTTTTGGCGGTCTTATGGCTTATTTTGGTGAAGTTGAACGACGTAATCTTCATGGTCTAATTTGTATACCGGTGTTGCCTAAATCGCTTGCGG aGGATAAGGGCTTTTTCTTCCGTTTACTTTGTACTGGAGGACGTAATCCAAATGATCCGGATAATCCAAAAGATAACAAAgaacatatgatgatgatattttttcgtGATGTATTGGcagaatcattgaatcgGCCATTGGTCAAGCTATTGGTCATAAGTGTATTTCTCATCTATTTATTCATCGGTATTTATGGCTGCAGTGTAATAAAAGAAGGATTGGATAGAAGAAAATTATCACGAGATGATTCATATTCGATACAATTCTATGATTTTGAGGATAAATATTTTCGTGAATATCCTTATCGGATACAAGTGGTCGTCAATGAAACGATGAACTATGCAGATCcgaaaattcaacaacaaattgaagATATGTTACGAAAATTCGAAGAAAGTCCTTATGTGGCTGATAAATCAATGACTGAATCATGGCTTCGATCATATTTGACATTTCTCGGCCAAGACGATAGTTTTCTTTTCCTCCAG GCTTTAAATGTATCCGATCCATTGGATTTTTATCGTGGATTACGTGatatttttctccattttccATTAACTGAACAATTTCGTTTTGATGTCGTTTTCAATGAAGATGGTTCCGAAGTCATTGCATCTAGATATATAATTCAAGCAAAAAACATTCTTGATGCaaatatggaaaaagaaatgcTGATTTCATTGCGTGGAATTGCTGATAGTTTTCCATTCCATGTTactatttatcatcattatttcatattttttgatcaatttgttcTGGTTCGTAGCATATCGATTCAGACCATAACTGTTGCTGCAATCGTAATGATGGCCATTTCGTTAATATTCattccatcaccatcatgtGCTATTTGGGTagcattttcaatcatatcgATTGAAATTGGCGTCATCGGTTATATGACATTATGGAATGTAAATTTGGATTCAATAtcgatgatcaatttgatcatgtGTATAGGTTTTTCTGTAGATTTTTCTGCACACATTTCCTATGCATATATTTCTTGTAATGAACGTACTCCCGGTGAACGAGTAAAATCGGCTCTTTATTCATTAGGATTACCAATTTTTCAAGGCAGTGTTTCAACAGTTCTTGGTATAATAGCATTAGCATTTGCACCGTCTTATGTATTTGTGACTTTTTTCAAAACTGTTTTTCTTGTGATGTTATTCGGTGCAACACATGGTATCCTTTTACTACCAGTCCTACTTTCATTAACCGACATTTGTCGCCAACCACCGAAATTATTGTCAGAAGGTCAATCATCAGACAACAAATCATTACATTTATCAAGCAAACTTCCACAGCCTTATCAttttaaaacaacaaatttacAAACAATGCAGAAAGAGTTACCGTTTTTTACggcagaaaaatttttcgatggAAAAACTATTGTTCATAAAAATGGTGGCCCGATATACATTCCACGACCTTCTTACATAAATCTTGCATGCAACAGTGAAAATCAtactgttgttgataatatcaaacaaaatcgaCGACCACGAATTGTGGACGAAGTTAGTGTGGAAGGATCAAAAAGTCTTTCGGTATCTGACAGTAGTGTAGTAGCTGAAAAAGATCTTGGACTTGGTACAAGTGCTGAAGAATGTAGTGAAAGTAGTTGGAAAGCTgctgaatcaaaaattgatcatcatgtcGATATGATAGTGAAAAAACAGCCACAAAGAATAatcgaaaatcatcatgttaATGATGGCTATTTAAGCGATAGTTTGGAACAATCGACAGATGCATCGAAAATGTTTGTCACAAGAAGTAAAAGTAATGATACTGAAATGGTTGAACCGAgaagaaattttaaaaataatcgCCAATCGAGAATAGGTCCAACGAATGGCCACGAAGAACGTATGAATAGAAATAttttaccaccatcattattcaatcatcaacagcaaaacaatcatcataatctaaATCGATTCATACCAATGTCTTATAATAGATATTTGGAAGAATATCCATCTACTAGACAACGGCTTCAATCATATCGGATTGGTAGTTTAAAACCAAATAGAACGACACACAGAATACAACAGGATCCAGATATAAtattgaatcgaaatgaaatgaatacatcttcatatcattattttgattataatcttCATTGGGATAGTAGGTGGTCTGGAACCGTTCCTgcaaaccaaaacaaaactgatAATAGTAactttcaataa
- the LOC124498658 gene encoding mitogen-activated protein kinase kinase kinase 7 has translation MNDSVDNQFEDLSLNHINLPYIDPGEFIAANMLGYGTFGYVKEASWKGQKVAIKYIYNKKDFFKEAEQLSRVKHENIIGVYGTTLNVEKNDFGLILEFADGGNLFNFLHATNMRTVKYTLAHSISWCLQCARAVHYLHSLNILHRDLKPLNLLLTNKCRTLKICDFGTAREKQTTMSINLGTPRWMAPEVFRSKKYTEKCDVFSWGIILWEVLSRKAPFQNFDNNYATLWAIQNGTRPPMMRDCPEILRRLITDCWDYDHSKRPSMEKVVIIMEKILSLCPNEANDEINPIKQENFEYIRIANISNVNTGTNSTNNTIFSDDCLMPRIPKPNVGHKRSNSSDAQIILAQENVNENQEISEEKIQELFQYFNAHLFLPPHFVPPPPNVQNSQSMIVFENHRKSALKLYRMKSECEFWMNRIKELEEKRNNPHLIEDSSAHYIHLTTEKMNLQKTRSSFAKQMIELMRKKDTVPQRLDGEWILIDHSSHKQQQQQQLSQQ, from the exons TTATGGTACTTTTGGCTATGTAAAAGAAGCATCATGGAAAGGACAAAAAGTTGCcatcaaatatatttataataaaaaagattttttcaaagaagCCGAACAATTGTCACGTGTCAAACATGAAAATATTATTGGTGTTTATGGAACTACattgaatgttgaaaaaaatgattttggcCTTATTCTAGAATTCGCTGATGGTGGCAATCTTTTTAATT TTTTACATGCAACAAATATGCGTACAGTGAAATATACATTGGCTCATTCCATTTCCTGGTGCCTACAATGTGCTCGTGCTGTCCATTATCTACATTCATTAAATATTCTTCATCGTGATCTTAAACCATTAAA tttacttttgacaaacaaatgtCGTACATTAAAAATTTGTGATTTTGGTACGGCtcgagaaaaacaaacaacaatgtcAATAAATCTGGGAACACCTCGTTGGATGGCACCAGAAGTATTTCGTTCGAAAAAATATACCGAAAAATGTGACGTATTTAGCTGGGGAATAATCCTTTGGGAAGTATTGTCACGAAAAGCTCCTTTTCagaattttgataataattatgccACATTATGGGCTATACAAAATGGTACAAGACCGCCAATGATGCGTGATTGTCCAGAAATTTTGCGACGATTAATAACCGATTGTTGGGATTATGATCATTCCAAACGTCCTTCAATGGAAAAAGTTGTTAtaattatggaaaaaatcttGAGCTTATGTCCTAATGAAGCAAACGATGAGATCAATCCgataaaacaagaaaattttgaatatatcaGAATAGCCAACATTTCCAATGTTAATACTGGCACT aatTCCACCAATAATACCATATTTTCTGACGATTGTCTAATGCCAAGAATACCGAAACCAAATGTCGGTCATAAACGATCCAATTCAAGTGATGCTCAAATCATATTAGCTCAggaaaatgtgaatgaaaatcaagaaatttcagaagaaaaaattcaagaattatTCCAATATTTTAATGCTCATTTGTTTCTACCGCCACATTTTGTACCACCGCCACCAAACGTTCAGAATagtcaatcaatgattgtatttgaaaatcatcgCAAATCAGCATTAAAATTATATCGAATGAAATCTGAATGTGAATTTTGGATGAATAGAATAAAAGAATTGGAGGAGAAACGAAACAATCCACATCTGATTGAAGATTCATCAGCCCATTATATTCATCTGACAACAGAGAAAATGAATCTACAAAAAACTCGTTCATCATTTGCtaaacaaatgattgaattgatgagaaaaaaagatacaGTTCCACAACGTTTAGATGGTGAATGGATATTAATCGATCATTCTAgtcataaacaacaacaacaacaacaactgtcTCAACAATAA